The Capsicum annuum cultivar UCD-10X-F1 chromosome 3, UCD10Xv1.1, whole genome shotgun sequence genomic sequence ctatacCATGATTAGGTGATAAATTATATGTGGGTTTGATTAGtacagatatagattcatgctaacctatgctaaacccttgaatgatgaaattagaattaaatcataatgttttaattattgtataatgttgtttacacatactatgcctaccatgtggtTGATTGAATGCCTAGATGAGGGAAAATACAAGTTTATGCAAATCACATGTTTGacgaaatgcttcaataaatgtattatagattatgatgtgagtcatgtattcaagaaagtcatgcattgtcagtttttttccatcaagtcctgggggtacatgtacccgaaatattagctgtgtgcctagagctaggtcatgttttcacgatactctcagtcaagctatgatccttagacttcagacagttttatgactcaggaaatatccatgatctcatgaatttattcagttgtcagatatcagtagtattttgtcaatcaacgaaattcagtaactcagtccagattggagtagaaattagcaccgagtgaacccaaggatgggaactcacttgttatatgagggtgtgattcttaaaagaaatccttctgttccaaaactatgtagccagcataggttgagactttatagcctactatatgagggtagatgaggtgtcttaacctgctagatgagggtccccaccgttctcactagagttacctattatattaggatcactcacatgttgtccttaccagtggtgcggtactgacacccttccaatcagggtaaagattggaccccaattcagctataatacaccatttggggcatgtcggttagatgactacctcccacagtctcagtatcagtctcagtaaaagaactcagatagttcttcaaaattcaggactatcagatacaatcaactcagatatagtatggaactcagctagttccatcagattcatgGCTGTTATATACAGTCACTCATGCTATCAATTATCATAATTCAGTTAtgagtcatgttagtcatcagcatacttttgttatcacgatttcagatattGTTACTATATaggcatgcatgtattctcacattcatattagtcagttagctagtattgttcatgcacatgaaccccatgcattcaaagtactaacgtatttgtgctatggtgtcttacaccataggttcaaagatacaagctctagagcatcggtagattccagatatcagcagtcagagttagcagtgagtcctcatccttcgaggatatgattatttctctattatctcattaattagcttattagttggagttagttggggatatgtcccatcaacttcttattcagacagttcagtcagttagagtcttttcagactacagtatgttcagatagcttatttcagttttattttgggtattttatgcCCCATCCATATGTTTTGATTTATCAGATCTTACGTTactgttttgaaccttatggcctttcagtttatgtttccgcattatacagtatgtatgtagtatacaggtacagatatcagtcatgggttagcttatcgtcctttggggtcatgagcaccgtgtgacatttcgggtacgagattcggggcgttacaacttgattttactttctttatctttttctaaatgttggttttgctatttttcatataatattttaaactttattttgatatttcataagttgtttgaacttgtgtttaaagttcttgtggttaatatagattttgtaatCAAAAAATAACACCTCTTACTTTATAACCCATAAAATCCTTTCTTACCGAACACCATCCCTCAAGAAAAGgtcaaaaaaatatagaagagaaAGAGGAGACAAACTATGATATCTTCATTTAATATTTCTCTTGTGAACAATAGATTTTTTTGGTATAGGCAGGGGCGGCGCTATAGCCCCCGAaaggtggtcagatgaacacccttcgtcggaaaaaaattatgggtacataggttaaatataaatatatatagttatatacataCTGTTTAacacccttgacaagctagagaTGTACAACCTAGCGGTCAAGGTTGTGCAAATTCGTGTTAGAGACGCAGGTTCGATCCCCATTTGATGCAGTTGCTTTTATTCTCCTTTTAAGAAAGGGAACAGATCCTTTTAAATTGTTTGGATTGGACCGGGTCACAATTCACAGACCCAATTTTATGGGCATGAATCCCAACTTTACATTGTAAGGAAAAAAGCCCACGAAATTTGGCTGCCAACTTTGtgctgatttaaaaaaaaataattaatacagactttttaaaaaaaattataaaatgataagtCAAACACTAATTCTTTAACCCGTTAGCCCATCCCTTACACAGTTATACCTCTATTCTCTAACCCTTGGCCTTCACCACAATCTTGAAGCTTCTTTACCTTATTCttaaaaaaagttgaattttagTGTTAAAATCTTCAAGCTTCAACGGGCtatcattatattttttcattcaatGACTATTGGAGTGTGAATTGTAAAAAGGTATTCtttaattcttcttattttttagtttagttttttttccttaaacttgcttttgtgtatttttttaattttggactAAGTAATTTAATATTCTAGTTTTATTTAGTAGATAACTTGATAGTTAATATTATTTTGGAGAATCGAACAATGTTTCAAGTATTCATAAATTTTTTACTTGTTGAAATTGAATAATAAGTGTGATGCGCTTGACTTTATTTCAGTTTGAGGTTTCAATGAGCTTAGAGAAGTATTTttgtaaagtttcaaaaataatttcaacgtCTCAAAATCAATCACGATGAGATGAAGATGTTGATCAAATAGAAATACTATCTCACTCTTCTCACAgataaaaaattaatgtaaatGATCTAAAGGCTGACCCCACTGAAAGACCTCCAATTTTGAGTTATCCTCTGAACATTCGTGATGAGATAAGAACGGCATACATTCTAAAATGTCCTTGCCAACCCCAAGATCATGATTTCCCTCAAACAAACATTTTTGGAACTCCACGCCATTTTGTTTCTAAATGGTTTGATGAATTGTCTGATTGGTTGGAATTAAGTGCATATGCAGCTTATTATTTGCCTTGTTATTTATTTCAAGGTGAAATCATTCATCAAGATGGTGGTAATACATTTTCGACGAAGGGATTTAGAAATTGGCACAGAAAAGATAGCTTTGGAGTACACATTGGTCCTCCCAATAGCattcataatcaatcaaaaagGAAGTGTGAAGATCTTATGAGGGAAGAACAATCAATTGAGGCTGCATTTTACAAGTTGGACGATAAAAGTAAGAATAAATATCGAGTTCGGTTATATGCTTCAATCGATGTGGTTCAATTTCTTCTAAATCAAGGTTTAGCACTCCGCAGCCATGATGAAAGTGAATCATCCTTGAACAAAGGTAATTTTCTTGAAGTACTTTCTCGGATTGTGGATAGATGTGATAATATTAAACCTTATGTGTTAGAAAAagctctaaaaaataataaaataatttctcatGATATTTAGAAATATATTGTGACTGCGTGTAAGATTGAAACAATCAAAGATATAATAAAGGATTTAGATGGTGACTACTTTGCTTTGTTGGTTGATGAATCAAGAGACGTATCACACAAAGAGAAAATGGCTATTTGCTTACGATATGCTGATAAAAAGGGATTTGTGATGGAAGAATTCATTGGACTTATTCATGTTAAAGATACTAGTGCTTTATCTTTAAAGAAAGCAATTGTGGATGTACTTGCTCACCATTCTTTAACTTTAGCTTATGTACGAGGGCAATGTTATGATGGGGCAAGAAATATGCAAGGTAAGTTAGGTgatcttaaaaaattaattagacgTGAAAGTAGATCGGTTTACTCTGTTCATTATTTTGCTCATCAACTTCAATTGACTCTTGTTGCAGTTTCTAAAAGGTGTGTTCAAGTAGGAGAACTTGtattattgatttcaaatattttgaatgtgttGGGGGATTCCTTTAAACTTGTGGATGAATTTCGagaatctcaaaaagaaaaactcCAAGAGGCATTAGATATGGGTGAGCTAAAAATGGGTAGAGGTTTGAATCAAGAACTTGGTCTTATTAAAGCCGGTGACACTCATTGGGGATCTCACTATAAGTCATTTGGAAACTTTATTAGTAACTTTGCCTCCATTGTTGATGCACTTGATTCTCTtgttaaaaatgcaagtacttcGGAAGAAAAAGCTAGCGCATAGGGATTTCTCAGAAGTTACCAAACTTTTGAGACTGCTTTCTTTTTGCATTTGATAACTGATGTTTTAGGAATCACAAATGATCTTAATGTGTTATTACAAAAAAAGGAACAAGATATTTCTAATGCCATGATTCTTGTAAAAGTAGCAAAGAGAAGATTGCAAGCATTACGAGATAATGAATGagatccttttttaaaaaaaatgttggTTAGGATTCGCTCAAAGAAAAGGTCGAGGCATTTTGTATCAAGCATAGTATTCTATTACCCAATTATGATGAGCCATATGCTAATTCTGGGAGATCACGACGTAACGTAGTTGATTATACTGCTTTGCACCATTATTGTGTGGatctattttataaaattattgatttggCAGCTACAAGAACTTAATGACCATTTTAATGAGGTGACAAGTGATTTTCTTAATGCTGTAGCTTGCTTGAATCCAATTGATACATTTTCTAGTTTTGACATAAAAAAGATATTGGTGATGGCTAAATTATATCCTGATGAGTTTAATATGAGGGTTCTTGAGAATCAACTTGTTAATTATACTATTGATGTTCATGATATTGATAAAAGATTCTCCAATTTAGGTGAACTTGGggaactttcaagaaagttggTTGAGACAAAGAAGCATTTAATCTATCCTCTTGTATTTCTTTTAGTGAAGTTTTCTTTGCTTCTACCCGTTGCTAATGCATCAGTTGAAAGAGCTTTTTCGGCAATGA encodes the following:
- the LOC107865199 gene encoding uncharacterized protein LOC107865199 is translated as MYNLAVKVVQIRVRDAGEIIHQDGGNTFSTKGFRNWHRKDSFGVHIGPPNSIHNQSKRKCEDLMREEQSIEAAFYKLDDKSKNKYRVRLYASIDVVQFLLNQGLALRSHDESESSLNKDIIKDLDGDYFALLVDESRDVSHKEKMAICLRYADKKGFVMEEFIGLIHVKDTSALSLKKAIVDVLAHHSLTLAYVRGQCYDGARNMQVSKRCVQVGELVLLISNILNVLGDSFKLVDEFRESQKEKLQEALDMGELKMGRGLNQELGLIKAGDTHWGSHYKSFGNFISNFASIVDALDSLVKNARITNDLNVLLQKKEQDISNAMILLQELNDHFNEVTSDFLNAVACLNPIDTFSSFDIKKILVMAKLYPDEFNMRVLENQLVNYTIDVHDIDKRFSNLGELGELSRKLVETKKHLIYPLVFLLVKFSLLLPVANASVERAFSAMKYIKNDLRN